A section of the Hemibagrus wyckioides isolate EC202008001 linkage group LG04, SWU_Hwy_1.0, whole genome shotgun sequence genome encodes:
- the chrna5 gene encoding neuronal acetylcholine receptor subunit alpha-5 → MLRAQIPFSCLVVFVCCCFVCSTRASSKISSYAKTQDRLLYNLFKKYQKWVRPVENLNGTVRVKFGLAISQLVDVDEKNQLMTTNVWMKQEWVDTKLRWNPKNYQGITYIRVPSDSIWIPDIVLYDNADGHFEATATKAVVKHDGTISWTPPANYKSACTIDVTFFPFDLQNCSMKFSSWTYDGSQVDILLEDVHVDKRDYFDNGEWEIVTATGSRGLRMDTTGSYPFITYSFIIRRLPLFYTLFLIVPCIGLSFLTVLVFYLPSNCGEKISLCTSVLVSLTVFLLVIEEIIPSSSKVIPLIGEYLVFTMIFVTLSIIITVFAINIHHRSSSTHHDMAPWVRRVFLHSLPKLLCMRSHVDRYATTGGNHRAGGTAALNCRKSSKQDSSLLLNSAAHNLQAALDSIRYITQHVVKENQVREVVQDWKFVAQVLDRVFLWVFLSVSVLGSALLFIPVIYKWAKIIVPNYGDNSS, encoded by the exons ATGCTACGAGCTCAAATCCCGTTCTCCTGCCTGGTTGTGTTCGTCTGCTGCTGTTTCGTCTGCTCCACCCGGG CTTCCTCCAAGATATCTTCGTATGCCAAAACTCAGGACAGGCTGTTGTATAATCTCTTTAAAAAATACCAGAAATGGGTGCGACCAGTGGAAAATCTGAATGGGACAGTGAGGGTCAAATTCGGATTGGCCATCTCTCAGCTGGTCGATGTG GATGAGAAGAATCAGCTGATGACCACCAACGTATGGATGAAGCAG GAATGGGTCGACACAAAGCTGCGATGGAACCCTAAGAACTACCAGGGTATCACGTATATCAGAGTGCCATCTGACTCCATATGGATTCCAGACATTGTGCTCTATGACAA TGCAGATGGGCATTTTGAGGCCACGGCTACCAAAGCCGTAGTGAAGCATGATGGCACCATCTCCTGGACACCACCTGCTAACTACAAATCAGCCTGCACTATTGATGTCACCTTCTTCCCCTTTGACCTTCAGAACTGCTCCATGAAGTTCAGCTCGTGGACCTACGACGGCTCACAG GTGGACATACTCCTGGAGGACGTCCACGTGGACAAACGAGACTACTTTGACAACGGCGAATGGGAGATCGTGACAGCTACGGGAAGCCGTGGTTTGAGGATGGACACGACAGGCTCCTATCCTTTCATCACTTACTCCTTCATCATCCGGCGTCTCCCTCTGTTTTACACGCTCTTCCTTATCGTTCCCTGCATCGGTCTGTCCTTCTTGACTGTGCTGGTTTTCTACCTGCCCTCGAACTGTGGAGAGAAAATCTCTCTTTGTACTTCTGTTCTTGTCTCGCTCACTGTGTTTCTCCTGGTGATAGAGGAGATCATCCCGTCCTCCTCTAAG GTCATCCCGCTGATTGGCGAGTATCTAGTCTTCACCATGATCTTTGtcacactctccatcatcatcacggTCTTTGCCATCAACATTCACCACCGCTCCTCATCCACGCATCACGACATGGCACCCTGGGTGCGCCGGGTCTTCCTACACAGTCTCCCGAAGCTGCTTTGCATGCGCAGCCATGTGGACCGCTATGCCACAACAGGAGGGAATCATCGAGCTGGAGGAACAGCAGCCCTAAACTGTAGGAAGAGCTCAAAACAAGACAGCAGCCTTCTGCTTAACTCAGCAGCACACAACCTTCAAGCAGCACTGGACTCTATTCGATACATCACTCAGCATGTGGTAAAGGAGAATCAAGTCAGAGAG gTTGTTCAAGATTGGAAGTTTGTGGCTCAAGTTCTAGACCGTGTCTTCCTCTGGGTCTTCTTGTCAGTATCTGTACTTGGTTCTGCTCTGCTATTTATCCCTGTTATTTACAAATGGGCCAAAATTATTGTTCCAAATTATGGTGATAACAGTAGCTAA
- the LOC131352120 gene encoding uncharacterized protein LOC131352120, which translates to MTVCSVQIDISLTCEQGTVVSRSGHKNNSMELKMKPVLMAVFLHILSTSLQEESLARLSPARIYNGGVTKVNESENVTFKCKADNIKENTSIIYMYLFKHGETVVLQAINATTEYDTVFTLTNITVEHSGCYTCLYSEEDLRVSRTNATGHNSVSLEVLSKILPGKIEITEKGETLKLTCTFTKIPNCAQVYVYLTFNGIGNSKKQVICSHTTISTTFQLIFSKENSGNYSCVYSVSNYSLSEVRNTGENTIFVKEHEATTIPLSLIIGVLVAVSVVLLALFGFYRYQDILSIKVCQDPEVRNIPNHEPFYHEIATEDHLYTLADGELKSFGGSPVELVDSATAPYSTVQMHEADEQPSNRTTEAAYYDSIKAPYAAIQKRKASETYAIYSLEKC; encoded by the exons ATGACAGTGTGCAGTGTTCAGATCGACATCAGTCTGACATGTGAGCAAGGCACTGTGGTGTCGAGAAGTGGTCATAAAAATAACAGTATGGAGTTGAAAATGAAACCCGTTCTGATGGCAGTGT ttttacacattttatcCACCTCTCTTCAGGAAG AAAGTCTGGCTCGTTTATCTCCAGCACGAATTTACAATGGTGGAGTGACCAAAGTGAACGAAAGTGAAAACGTCACTTTTAAGTGCAAAGCTGATAACATTAAAGAAAACACAAGCATAATATATATGTACCTCTTCAAGCATGGTGAGACAGTCGTGCTACAAGCTATTAACGCTACAACAGAATACGACACAGTGTTTACCCTTACCAACATTACTGTAGAACATTCTGGATGTTACACATGCCTTTACTCTGAAGAGGATCTCCGTGTCAGTAGGACAAATGCAACTGGACACAACTCCGTCTCACTCGAGGTTTTGA GTAAAATATTACCAGGGAAGATTGAAATTACAGAAAAAGGAGAAACTTTGAAACTGACCTGCACCTTTACAAAAATTCCAAACTGTGCTCAAGTCTACGTTTATCTCACTTTCAATGGGATTGGAAACAGCAAGAAGCAGGTGATCTGCAGTCACACGACCATTTCCACaacatttcagcttatttttTCTAAAGAAAACTCTGGGaactacagctgtgtgtattcagtgtctAACTACAGTCTCAGTGAGGTGAGAAATACAGGAGAAAACACCATCTTTGTTAAAGAACACG AAGCAACCACTATTCCACTGAGCTTAATAATTGGTGTTTTGGTTGCTGTATCAGTGGTTCTGCTGGCTCTGTTCGGATTCTACCGCTATCAAGACATTCTTTCTATCA AGGTGTGCCAAGATCCTGAAGTAAG aAACATTCCAAACCACGAGCCTTTCTACCACGAGATCGCGACAG AAGATCATTTGTACACGCTTGCAGATGGAGAGCT TAAAAGCTTCGGTGGAAGTCCAGTGGAATTGGTGGACAGTGCAACTGCTCCATACAGCACAGTACAAATGCATGAAG CAGATGAACAACCTTCTAACAGAACCACAGAAGCAGCTTATTATGACAGTATAAAAGCTCCATACGCTGCCATCCAGAAACGTAAAG CTTCAGAAACTTATGCGATCTACAGCCTGGAGAAGTGCTGA